In Streptomyces sp. SID8374, one genomic interval encodes:
- a CDS encoding DUF6879 family protein: MARNLRFNGTGSGGGGCPSVHEDLDSGEVVVHGPPLTDPEDIAQLQHLNEGEVPIVVPRDLLVDFAPRNRTPRIVDLEAFGKLFATFEHTAWRLETRRRFASDEATDTYAQFQAGRPVDWDYEDDWCRNARAQTALGKRFERVRIVDNPPTPGQLYLLDNARRNCAVGEDIRNLWRTDAERLRLPSEDFWIFDSRLVALLNFDADDQLVDVELITEPAIVNRYAQVRDAAWHFAIRCDAFAANL; encoded by the coding sequence ATGGCTCGGAACCTTCGCTTCAACGGAACAGGGTCAGGCGGGGGCGGATGCCCCTCCGTGCACGAGGACTTGGACAGTGGTGAGGTGGTCGTTCACGGCCCACCGCTCACTGACCCCGAGGACATCGCCCAGCTCCAGCATCTGAACGAAGGTGAGGTGCCCATCGTGGTGCCGCGTGATCTGCTGGTGGACTTCGCTCCCAGGAACCGAACCCCTCGCATCGTTGACCTGGAGGCGTTCGGGAAGCTGTTCGCCACCTTCGAGCACACTGCCTGGCGACTGGAGACGCGTCGCAGGTTCGCGTCCGACGAAGCGACCGACACCTATGCCCAGTTCCAGGCAGGACGGCCCGTCGACTGGGATTACGAGGACGACTGGTGCCGGAACGCCCGGGCGCAAACCGCCCTGGGGAAGCGGTTCGAGCGGGTCAGGATCGTCGACAACCCGCCGACGCCTGGGCAGCTCTACCTCCTCGACAATGCGCGTCGCAACTGCGCCGTCGGGGAAGACATCCGGAATCTGTGGCGCACCGATGCCGAGCGGCTGCGGCTTCCCTCCGAAGACTTCTGGATCTTCGATTCGCGGCTTGTCGCTCTCCTGAACTTCGACGCGGACGACCAACTCGTCGACGTGGAGCTGATCACCGAGCCGGCCATCGTGAACCGGTACGCACAAGTGCGCGATGCAGCTTGGCACTTCGCGATCCGCTGCGACGCCTTCGCGGCGAACCTCTGA
- a CDS encoding flavoprotein, translating into MSAQSGQQVKKPFLYVVVCAAGIAGEVGQLISAAQQRGWDVGVVATPQGLTFIDAPAVEAQTGYPIRSAWRAPGEPRPLPDPDAIAVVPATFNTVNKWAAGISDTLALGILCEAYGFGIPTAVLPYVNSAQAAHPAYAESLRRLRDMGILVGSYEPHPPKAGGAAGQFRWEEALELLAPRVFG; encoded by the coding sequence GTGAGTGCTCAGTCCGGGCAGCAGGTCAAGAAGCCCTTCCTGTACGTCGTCGTCTGTGCGGCTGGCATCGCCGGTGAGGTGGGGCAGCTCATCTCGGCCGCCCAGCAGCGTGGTTGGGACGTCGGTGTCGTCGCCACCCCGCAAGGGCTGACCTTCATCGACGCGCCGGCCGTCGAGGCGCAGACCGGGTATCCGATCCGGTCGGCCTGGCGGGCTCCCGGTGAGCCGCGGCCGCTCCCGGACCCCGACGCCATCGCCGTCGTACCGGCCACCTTCAACACGGTCAACAAGTGGGCGGCCGGGATCTCGGACACCCTCGCCCTGGGCATCCTGTGCGAGGCGTACGGGTTCGGCATCCCCACGGCCGTCCTGCCGTACGTCAACTCCGCCCAGGCCGCCCATCCCGCCTATGCCGAAAGCCTGCGGCGGCTGCGGGACATGGGGATTCTGGTGGGTTCCTACGAACCTCACCCGCCCAAGGCCGGTGGCGCGGCGGGGCAGTTCCGGTGGGAGGAAGCTCTGGAGCTGCTCGCGCCCAGGGTGTTCGGGTAG
- a CDS encoding phosphotransferase encodes MSGKLWTGPEDAERLVPRHVPRPRLHLVREWVDGEDAYRAELYEFVADGALSPSPVLAEAPRLTATWWSGLRTALGCLATVRAERMAVRQAYLDRAMPTYLAFLGRPVPTTVPAWSTAHGDLHWGNLCGPELTILDWEGWGVAPAGYDAALLHAYSLAVPEVAERVRTELSDILASDAGRFAELVVITELLQSAERGDHPELVPALRQRAEEVWGRMAADGGAGRRVS; translated from the coding sequence GTGAGCGGCAAGCTGTGGACCGGGCCGGAGGACGCCGAGCGGCTGGTGCCCCGGCACGTACCGCGTCCCCGTCTGCATCTCGTACGGGAGTGGGTGGACGGGGAGGACGCCTACCGGGCGGAGCTCTACGAGTTCGTCGCCGACGGGGCCCTCTCCCCCAGCCCGGTACTCGCCGAGGCGCCCCGCCTGACGGCGACCTGGTGGAGCGGCCTGCGTACGGCCCTCGGATGCCTCGCCACCGTACGAGCCGAGCGCATGGCCGTACGCCAGGCCTATCTGGACCGGGCCATGCCGACGTACCTCGCCTTCCTCGGTAGGCCCGTGCCCACGACTGTGCCCGCGTGGTCCACCGCTCACGGCGACCTGCACTGGGGCAACCTCTGCGGGCCGGAACTCACCATCCTGGACTGGGAAGGCTGGGGCGTGGCCCCGGCCGGTTACGACGCCGCCCTGCTGCACGCCTACAGCCTCGCGGTGCCAGAGGTCGCGGAGCGCGTACGGACGGAGCTGTCCGACATCCTCGCGAGCGACGCCGGGCGCTTCGCGGAGCTGGTGGTCATCACCGAACTCCTCCAGAGCGCCGAGCGGGGGGACCATCCCGAACTCGTTCCCGCGCTGCGTCAGCGGGCCGAGGAGGTCTGGGGCCGGATGGCGGCTGACGGTGGCGCCGGTCGCCGGGTGTCATGA
- a CDS encoding helix-turn-helix transcriptional regulator: protein MSTDFQKARDALGARLRELRTTGPAGRLTGPQLAERLGWPHSKIYKLENGRQTATAADLQAWAEAAGQPDATSELHSRLNGLESHVRSWRRQLATGHRPVQDAITVEHARTATLYIWENSLIPGMVQTPDYARAVFTRHAQLMRSPKDTEEAVRVRVRRQEALYDSGKRHRILMWEGALRALVCSPAVLAAQLDRLASLTGLDTVELGIVPFTAPLKIHPSNGFWIYDERLVITEDWHAELWVDDTDSIAVYQRTWNLLRESAVFGTEAQRVITQVQRWL, encoded by the coding sequence GTGAGCACAGACTTTCAAAAGGCGCGGGACGCCCTCGGGGCGCGACTTCGGGAGCTTCGCACGACGGGCCCCGCAGGGCGGCTCACCGGTCCACAGCTGGCCGAACGGCTCGGCTGGCCCCACTCCAAGATCTACAAACTGGAGAACGGCCGGCAGACCGCGACCGCCGCTGACCTCCAGGCTTGGGCGGAAGCCGCGGGCCAGCCCGACGCCACATCCGAACTGCACTCGCGTCTCAATGGACTTGAGTCCCACGTACGGTCCTGGCGGCGGCAGCTCGCTACGGGACACCGGCCGGTGCAGGACGCGATCACCGTGGAGCACGCCCGGACCGCCACCTTGTACATCTGGGAGAACAGCCTCATACCGGGGATGGTGCAGACCCCGGACTACGCTCGCGCGGTCTTCACCCGGCACGCCCAACTGATGCGCTCCCCGAAGGACACCGAGGAGGCTGTACGGGTAAGGGTGCGGCGCCAGGAAGCGCTGTACGACTCCGGTAAACGGCACCGGATCCTTATGTGGGAGGGGGCTCTAAGGGCCCTCGTGTGTTCGCCCGCCGTGCTGGCTGCCCAACTCGACCGGCTCGCGAGCCTGACCGGCCTGGATACCGTGGAACTGGGAATCGTGCCCTTCACCGCTCCACTCAAGATCCACCCCTCTAACGGGTTCTGGATCTACGACGAGCGGCTGGTCATCACTGAGGACTGGCATGCGGAACTCTGGGTTGATGACACGGACAGCATCGCCGTCTACCAGCGCACGTGGAATCTCCTACGGGAATCAGCTGTCTTCGGTACCGAGGCCCAACGAGTCATTACCCAGGTGCAGCGCTGGCTATAG
- a CDS encoding pentapeptide repeat-containing protein: MTTPLTARQRLSELHRYAAVSGEDFTHQNLASTRTNQLRFARCSFAGADLRFATLEGCWFKFCDFTGADLRGASLRGAVLAGCNLRDADLRDTDLTGARLSSVNTGIPRLGPTDITGARFEGTSLRNVQADEVIGWPPGAVRSE, encoded by the coding sequence ATGACCACGCCACTGACCGCGCGCCAACGCCTTTCCGAGCTCCACCGCTACGCGGCCGTAAGCGGCGAGGACTTTACCCACCAGAACCTGGCATCAACGCGCACGAACCAACTGCGCTTCGCGCGCTGCTCGTTCGCAGGCGCGGACCTCCGCTTCGCCACCCTGGAAGGCTGTTGGTTCAAGTTCTGCGACTTCACCGGCGCAGACCTACGCGGAGCCTCCCTACGCGGCGCAGTCCTGGCCGGCTGCAACCTCCGGGACGCCGACCTCCGCGACACGGACCTGACGGGCGCCAGACTGAGCAGCGTCAACACAGGCATCCCCCGCCTGGGCCCCACGGACATCACAGGCGCCCGCTTCGAGGGAACGTCCCTACGCAACGTCCAAGCCGACGAGGTAATCGGTTGGCCCCCGGGGGCTGTGCGGAGCGAGTAG
- a CDS encoding aldo/keto reductase, with product MNPPGGTIEIAGKTVSRLGLGTLRLAGPGGWGGPGDRAQAVSLLRQAVHQHGITHIDTADAYGPHTVENLVHEALHPYPDEVLIATKVGLVRPAPDIWMPLGHPAYLRASVEGSLRRLGVERLELCYLHRIDWEVPVEDQLGTLQALREEGKIGHIGLSKINAEDFRRWNEELTVAAVQNVLNIHDRYDPVQELCRDHGVPYVPYRPLAAGSAAHEGDVYTPLSWLLGLGPHVAPIPGTGSPAHLANIVRAVMLGGWE from the coding sequence ATGAACCCCCCGGGCGGAACCATCGAGATCGCCGGGAAGACCGTGTCCCGTCTCGGTCTCGGCACCCTGCGGCTGGCCGGGCCCGGCGGCTGGGGTGGCCCGGGGGATCGCGCCCAGGCCGTCAGTCTGCTCCGGCAAGCCGTCCACCAGCACGGCATCACCCACATCGACACGGCCGACGCCTACGGTCCGCACACCGTCGAAAACTTGGTCCACGAGGCTCTCCACCCCTACCCCGACGAGGTGTTGATCGCCACGAAGGTCGGCCTGGTGCGGCCCGCGCCCGACATCTGGATGCCCCTCGGCCACCCCGCGTACCTCCGCGCCTCCGTCGAGGGCAGCCTCCGCCGGCTGGGCGTGGAGCGGCTGGAGCTCTGCTATCTGCACCGCATCGACTGGGAGGTGCCCGTCGAAGACCAGCTCGGCACGCTCCAAGCTCTCCGGGAGGAGGGGAAGATCGGGCACATCGGCCTGTCGAAGATCAACGCCGAGGACTTCCGCCGGTGGAACGAGGAGCTGACCGTCGCGGCCGTACAGAACGTCCTCAACATTCACGACCGTTACGACCCGGTGCAGGAACTCTGCCGCGACCACGGCGTCCCGTACGTGCCCTACCGACCGCTCGCCGCCGGAAGCGCCGCCCACGAAGGAGACGTCTACACCCCGCTCTCCTGGCTCCTCGGCCTGGGACCCCACGTCGCCCCCATCCCCGGCACGGGAAGCCCCGCCCACCTCGCGAACATCGTCCGCGCGGTCATGCTCGGCGGATGGGAGTGA